Proteins encoded in a region of the Phaenicophaeus curvirostris isolate KB17595 chromosome 1, BPBGC_Pcur_1.0, whole genome shotgun sequence genome:
- the DYNLT3 gene encoding dynein light chain Tctex-type 3 has protein sequence MEEFHPHNDEMIFNADEAHNIVKECIESVLGKADYNHNKVNQWTAAIVEQSLTHLVKLGKTYKYIVTCAVMQRSGAGLHTASSCFWDTTTDGTCTVRWENRTMNCIVNVFAVAIIL, from the exons ATGGAGGAGTTTCACCCCCACAACGACGAG ATGATCTTCAATGCTGATGAAGCCCACAATATAGTTAAGGAG tgCATAGAAAGTGTTCTAGGCAAGGCAGACTACAATCACAACAAAGTCAACCAGTGGACTGCTGCTATTGTTGAACAGTCACTGACACATCTGGTAAAACTCGGAAAAACATATAAGTACATTG TAACCTGTGCAGTGATGCAGAGGAGTGGAGCTGGTCTTCACACAGCAAGTTCATGCTTCTGGGATACCACAACTGATG GAACCTGCACAGTGAGATGGGAAAACCGAACAATGAACTGCATTGTCAATGTGTTTGCTGTTGCTATTATCCTGTAG